The Streptomyces sp. NBC_00344 genome includes a window with the following:
- the pgeF gene encoding peptidoglycan editing factor PgeF, translating to MASANGAHFAFTDRWGGVSAVPYEELNLGGAVGDDPDAVHANRARAARSLGLDQAQVVWMNQVHGRDVAVVDGPWSAAGAQPVPAVDAIVTARRGLPLAVLTADCVPVLLADPVAGVAAAVHAGRPGLVAGVVPAAFAAMARLGADPAAITARTGPAVCGRCYEVPAAMRAEVAAQVPEAWSETGWNTPAVDVTAGVMAQLAALGVTDRQSSSVCTLESRDHFSYRRDRTTGRLAGYVWLD from the coding sequence GTGGCATCCGCGAACGGCGCGCACTTCGCCTTCACCGACAGGTGGGGCGGGGTGAGCGCCGTTCCGTACGAGGAGCTCAATCTCGGGGGCGCGGTCGGCGACGACCCGGACGCGGTACACGCCAACCGCGCACGCGCGGCCCGGTCGCTCGGTCTGGACCAGGCACAGGTCGTCTGGATGAACCAGGTGCACGGCCGTGACGTCGCGGTGGTCGACGGCCCCTGGAGTGCCGCCGGCGCGCAGCCCGTTCCCGCCGTCGACGCGATCGTGACCGCCCGCAGGGGACTCCCGCTCGCCGTACTCACCGCCGACTGTGTTCCCGTACTGCTCGCCGATCCGGTCGCTGGGGTGGCGGCCGCGGTACACGCGGGCCGTCCCGGCCTGGTCGCCGGGGTCGTCCCGGCGGCCTTCGCCGCGATGGCCCGGCTCGGCGCGGACCCCGCCGCGATCACCGCGCGTACCGGGCCCGCGGTCTGCGGCCGCTGCTACGAAGTCCCGGCGGCGATGCGGGCCGAGGTCGCCGCGCAGGTGCCGGAAGCCTGGTCCGAGACCGGGTGGAACACCCCGGCGGTGGATGTCACCGCAGGAGTGATGGCTCAGCTCGCGGCGCTGGGGGTCACCGACCGGCAGTCGTCGTCGGTCTGCACTCTGGAATCGCGCGACCACTTCTCGTACCGCCGCGACCGCACCACTGGGCGGCTCGCCGGATATGTCTGGCTGGACTGA
- a CDS encoding YggT family protein: MGIALDVVYIALMCFLIVLIFRLVMDYVFQFARSWQPGKAMVVVLEATYTVTDPPLKLLRRFIPPLRLGGVALDLSFFVLMIIVYILISIVSRV; the protein is encoded by the coding sequence ATGGGCATCGCATTGGATGTGGTCTACATCGCGCTGATGTGTTTCCTCATCGTGTTGATCTTCCGGCTTGTCATGGACTACGTCTTCCAGTTCGCCCGCTCATGGCAACCTGGTAAGGCGATGGTGGTCGTTCTGGAGGCCACCTACACTGTCACCGATCCACCGCTCAAGCTTCTGCGGCGGTTCATTCCGCCGCTGCGTCTCGGGGGCGTGGCACTCGACCTGTCCTTCTTCGTTCTGATGATCATCGTCTACATCCTGATCAGCATTGTGAGCCGGGTGTGA
- the murG gene encoding undecaprenyldiphospho-muramoylpentapeptide beta-N-acetylglucosaminyltransferase, translated as MHVVLAGGGTAGHIEPALALADALRRQDPAVGITALGTERGLETRLVPERGYELGLIPAVPLPRRPTPELITVPGRLRGTIKAAEQILERTKADCVVGFGGYVALPGYLAAKRLGVPIIVHEANARPGLANKIGSRYAAAVAVSTPDSKLRGARYIGIPLRRTIATLDRARVRPEARAAFGLDPNLPTLLVSGGSQGARRLNEVVQQAAPLLQRSGIQVLHVVGPKNELPRVDNMPGMPPYIPVPYVDRMDLAYAAADMMLCRAGAMTVAELSAVGLPAAYVPLPIGNGEQRLNAQPVVNAGGGLLVDDAQLTPEWVQGNVLPVLADPHRLFEMSRAAAEFGRRDADDLLVGMVYEAIAARRQA; from the coding sequence GTGCATGTCGTACTCGCCGGCGGGGGGACCGCCGGTCATATCGAGCCTGCGCTCGCCCTCGCGGATGCCCTGCGCAGGCAGGACCCGGCCGTGGGTATCACGGCCCTGGGCACGGAACGCGGTCTTGAGACCCGTCTTGTGCCCGAGCGCGGTTACGAGTTGGGGCTCATCCCCGCGGTCCCGCTGCCGCGCAGGCCCACCCCGGAGCTGATCACCGTCCCCGGGCGGCTGCGCGGCACCATCAAGGCGGCGGAGCAGATCCTGGAGCGGACCAAGGCCGACTGTGTCGTCGGCTTCGGCGGCTATGTGGCACTGCCCGGCTACCTGGCGGCCAAGCGCCTCGGTGTGCCGATCATCGTCCACGAGGCCAATGCCCGGCCGGGGCTCGCCAACAAGATCGGCTCGCGGTACGCGGCCGCCGTCGCGGTCTCCACACCGGACAGCAAGCTGCGCGGCGCCCGCTACATCGGCATCCCGCTGCGCCGCACCATCGCCACTCTCGACCGGGCCAGGGTCCGCCCCGAGGCGCGCGCCGCCTTCGGCCTGGACCCCAACCTGCCGACGCTGCTGGTCTCCGGCGGCTCGCAGGGCGCCCGCAGGCTGAACGAGGTGGTCCAGCAGGCCGCTCCGCTGCTCCAGCGCTCCGGTATCCAGGTCCTGCACGTGGTGGGCCCCAAGAACGAACTGCCGCGTGTCGACAACATGCCGGGAATGCCGCCCTACATCCCGGTACCGTACGTGGACCGGATGGACCTCGCGTACGCCGCGGCCGACATGATGCTCTGCCGGGCAGGCGCGATGACCGTGGCCGAGCTCTCCGCCGTCGGGCTCCCCGCCGCCTACGTCCCGTTGCCGATCGGCAACGGTGAACAGCGGCTCAACGCCCAGCCGGTGGTGAACGCGGGCGGCGGCCTGCTGGTGGACGACGCCCAGCTGACCCCCGAATGGGTTCAGGGCAACGTTCTCCCGGTACTCGCCGATCCGCACCGGCTCTTCGAGATGTCCCGTGCCGCAGCCGAGTTCGGCCGCAGGGACGCCGACGACCTGCTCGTCGGCATGGTGTACGAGGCGATTGCCGCACGCCGGCAGGCGTGA
- a CDS encoding cell division protein SepF codes for MAGAMRKMAVYLGLVEDDGYDGPGFDPDDEFEPEPEPERDRRRHQPPHQSQQDEPVRMVQPPAQREPVALPAESGRPARIAPVASITPERPSMEKNAPVIMPKVVSEREPYRITTLHPRTYNEARTIGEHFREGTPVIMNLTEMDDTDAKRLVDFAAGLVFGLHGSIERVTQKVFLLSPANVDVTAEDKARIAEGGFFNQS; via the coding sequence ATGGCCGGCGCGATGCGCAAGATGGCGGTCTACCTCGGCCTCGTGGAGGACGATGGTTACGACGGCCCGGGGTTCGACCCCGACGACGAGTTCGAACCCGAGCCGGAGCCCGAGCGGGACCGGCGGCGGCACCAGCCCCCACATCAGTCACAGCAGGACGAACCGGTGCGAATGGTGCAACCGCCCGCCCAGCGCGAGCCAGTTGCGCTACCGGCGGAAAGCGGACGTCCTGCGCGAATCGCCCCCGTGGCGTCCATCACACCTGAACGCCCGAGTATGGAGAAGAACGCCCCGGTGATCATGCCCAAGGTTGTGTCCGAGCGGGAGCCCTACCGCATCACCACGCTGCACCCCCGGACCTACAACGAGGCCCGTACCATCGGGGAACACTTCCGCGAGGGCACTCCGGTGATCATGAATCTCACGGAGATGGACGACACGGACGCGAAGCGACTTGTCGACTTTGCGGCAGGACTTGTCTTCGGTCTCCATGGCAGCATTGAGCGGGTGACGCAGAAGGTGTTCCTGTTGTCGCCTGCTAACGTCGATGTCACGGCGGAGGACAAGGCCCGTATCGCAGAGGGCGGTTTCTTCAACCAGAGCTGA
- the ileS gene encoding isoleucine--tRNA ligase: MTPPLYRQVPAQVDLPALEHAVLDFWREAQVFSKTLEQSEGRPEWVFYEGPPTANGMPGAHHIEARVFKDVFPRFRTMQGYHVPRKAGWDCHGLPVELAVEKELGFSGKPEIEAYGIAAFNDKCRASVTRHTDAFAELTTRMGYWIDLEDAYRTMDPSYIESVWWSLKEIFNKGLLVQDHRVAPWCPRCGTGLSDHELAQGYETVVDPSVFVRFPLTGGPLAGEASLLVWTTTPWTLVSNTAVAAHPDVTYVVATDGTEKLVVAQPLLEKALGEGWEVTGPSFTGAEMERWTYQRPFTLIDFPDTGEGSDGKGSGGAHYIVNAEYVTTEDGTGLVHQSPAFGEDDLKVCRAYGLPVVNPVRPDGTFEEDVPLVGGVFFKKADETLVADLQARGVLFRHVPYEHSYPHCWRCHTALLYYAQPSWYIRTTAVKDAMLRENEKTNWFPDSVKQGRFGDWLNNNVDWALSRNRYWGTPLPIWRCEENHLTVVGSRAELTDLTGTDQSELDPHRPYIDEVTFGCPQCSRTATRVPEVIDAWYDSGSMPFAQYGYPYQNKELFERRYPAQFISEAIDQTRGWFYTLMAVGTLVFDKSSYENVVCLGHILAEDGRKMSKHLGNILQPIPLMDQHGADAVRWFMAAGGSPWAARRVGHGTIQEVVRKTLLTYWNTVAFQALYARTSGWAPSASDPAPADRTVLDRWLLSELNALVDQVTTSLGAYDTQRAGKLLSAFVDDLSNWYVRRSRRRFWHGDPAALRTLHEVIETVTRLMAPLTPFITERVWQDMVVPVAPEAPESVHLSSWPEADLSAIDPTLSRQMVLVRRLVELGRATRAESGVKTRQPLSRALVAGAGFESLTPELRAQITEELNVSSLASLSEVGGSLVDTTAKANFRALGKRFGKGVQAVAKAVAEADAAALSLALREGNASVTVDGEQVTLAADEVIITETPREGWSVASDSGATVALDLEITPELRRAGLARDAIRLIQEARKNSGLDVADRIAVRWTATDPAVAEALAEHAGLIADEVLALDYAQGEGDATFGAPFDDEGLSLTFRLRKTQA, translated from the coding sequence ATGACACCGCCGCTGTACCGACAGGTGCCCGCCCAGGTCGACCTGCCCGCCCTCGAGCACGCCGTGCTCGATTTCTGGCGCGAGGCCCAGGTCTTCTCGAAGACCCTGGAGCAGTCCGAGGGGCGCCCCGAGTGGGTGTTCTACGAGGGACCGCCCACCGCCAACGGGATGCCGGGCGCGCATCACATCGAGGCCCGCGTCTTCAAGGACGTCTTCCCGCGGTTCCGCACGATGCAGGGCTACCACGTCCCCCGCAAGGCCGGCTGGGACTGCCACGGCCTGCCCGTCGAGCTCGCGGTGGAGAAGGAACTCGGCTTCAGCGGTAAGCCTGAGATCGAGGCGTACGGCATCGCGGCCTTCAACGACAAGTGCCGCGCATCGGTGACCCGCCACACGGATGCCTTCGCCGAGCTGACGACGCGCATGGGCTACTGGATCGACCTCGAAGACGCCTACCGGACCATGGACCCCAGCTACATCGAGAGCGTCTGGTGGTCACTGAAGGAGATCTTCAACAAGGGTCTGCTGGTCCAGGACCACCGGGTGGCCCCCTGGTGCCCACGCTGCGGCACCGGCCTCTCGGACCATGAGCTGGCCCAGGGGTACGAGACGGTCGTCGACCCCTCCGTCTTCGTTCGCTTCCCGCTCACCGGCGGACCGCTCGCGGGTGAGGCTTCGCTGCTGGTCTGGACGACCACTCCCTGGACACTGGTCTCCAATACGGCGGTCGCCGCGCATCCCGATGTCACCTACGTCGTGGCGACGGACGGCACGGAGAAGCTGGTCGTCGCCCAGCCGCTCCTCGAGAAGGCGCTGGGCGAGGGCTGGGAGGTCACCGGCCCAAGTTTCACCGGTGCCGAGATGGAGCGCTGGACGTACCAGCGTCCGTTCACGCTGATCGACTTCCCGGACACCGGCGAGGGCAGCGACGGCAAGGGGTCCGGCGGTGCGCACTACATCGTCAACGCCGAATACGTCACGACCGAGGACGGCACCGGGCTCGTCCACCAGTCCCCCGCCTTCGGTGAGGACGACCTCAAGGTCTGCCGTGCGTACGGCCTGCCCGTGGTCAATCCGGTCCGCCCGGACGGGACCTTCGAGGAGGACGTCCCGCTCGTGGGGGGTGTCTTCTTCAAGAAGGCCGACGAGACCCTGGTGGCCGATCTCCAGGCCCGCGGCGTCCTCTTCCGGCACGTCCCGTACGAGCACAGCTATCCGCACTGCTGGCGCTGTCACACCGCACTGCTCTACTACGCGCAGCCGTCCTGGTACATCAGGACCACCGCGGTCAAGGACGCGATGCTGCGGGAGAACGAGAAGACCAACTGGTTCCCCGACTCCGTCAAGCAGGGCCGCTTCGGTGACTGGCTGAACAACAACGTCGACTGGGCGCTGTCGCGCAACCGCTACTGGGGCACCCCGCTGCCGATCTGGCGCTGCGAGGAGAACCACCTCACGGTCGTCGGGTCACGCGCCGAGCTGACCGATCTGACCGGCACCGACCAGTCGGAACTCGACCCGCACCGTCCGTACATCGACGAGGTCACCTTCGGCTGCCCCCAGTGCTCGCGGACCGCGACCCGGGTGCCCGAGGTCATCGACGCGTGGTACGACTCGGGTTCGATGCCGTTCGCGCAGTACGGCTACCCGTATCAGAACAAGGAGCTCTTCGAGCGGCGCTACCCGGCGCAGTTCATCTCGGAGGCCATCGACCAGACGCGCGGGTGGTTCTACACCCTCATGGCGGTCGGCACCCTGGTCTTCGACAAGTCGAGCTACGAGAACGTCGTGTGCCTGGGCCACATCCTCGCCGAGGACGGCCGGAAGATGTCCAAGCACCTGGGCAACATCCTTCAGCCGATCCCGCTCATGGATCAGCACGGAGCGGACGCGGTGCGCTGGTTCATGGCTGCCGGGGGCTCTCCCTGGGCGGCCCGCCGGGTCGGCCACGGCACGATCCAGGAAGTGGTGCGCAAGACGCTCCTGACGTACTGGAACACGGTGGCCTTCCAGGCCCTCTACGCGCGCACCTCCGGCTGGGCGCCGTCCGCGTCCGACCCCGCGCCGGCGGACCGCACGGTCCTGGACCGCTGGCTGCTGAGCGAACTCAACGCGCTGGTGGACCAGGTCACCACGTCGCTGGGCGCCTATGACACCCAGCGGGCCGGGAAACTGCTCTCCGCCTTCGTCGACGACCTCTCCAACTGGTACGTACGCCGCTCGCGCCGTCGCTTCTGGCACGGCGACCCGGCCGCGCTGCGCACCCTGCACGAGGTCATCGAGACGGTGACGCGTCTGATGGCACCGCTCACGCCGTTCATCACCGAGCGGGTCTGGCAGGACATGGTCGTACCTGTCGCCCCCGAGGCCCCGGAGTCGGTGCACCTCTCCAGCTGGCCCGAGGCCGACCTCTCCGCGATCGACCCGACGCTCTCCCGCCAGATGGTGCTGGTGCGCCGGCTGGTGGAGCTGGGCAGGGCGACGCGTGCGGAGTCCGGGGTCAAGACCCGGCAGCCGCTGTCCCGCGCCCTGGTCGCGGGGGCCGGCTTCGAGTCCCTGACACCCGAACTCCGCGCCCAGATCACCGAGGAGCTGAACGTCTCGTCGCTGGCCTCGCTCTCCGAGGTCGGCGGCTCACTGGTCGACACCACGGCCAAGGCCAACTTCCGTGCCCTGGGCAAGCGTTTCGGCAAGGGCGTCCAGGCAGTGGCGAAGGCGGTGGCCGAGGCCGACGCGGCAGCGCTCTCGCTGGCGCTGCGCGAGGGCAACGCCTCGGTGACGGTCGACGGCGAGCAGGTCACACTCGCGGCCGACGAGGTGATCATCACGGAAACCCCGCGCGAGGGCTGGTCGGTGGCGTCCGACTCCGGCGCCACGGTCGCCCTGGATCTGGAGATCACTCCGGAGCTCCGGAGGGCGGGCCTCGCCCGGGACGCGATCCGGCTGATCCAGGAGGCACGCAAGAACAGCGGCCTGGATGTGGCGGACCGGATCGCGGTCCGCTGGACCGCCACGGACCCGGCGGTCGCCGAGGCGCTCGCCGAGCATGCCGGGCTGATCGCCGACGAGGTACTGGCGCTGGACTACGCACAGGGTGAGGGGGACGCGACGTTCGGCGCACCGTTCGACGACGAGGGCCTGTCCCTCACGTTCCGCCTCCGTAAGACGCAGGCGTAG
- a CDS encoding DivIVA domain-containing protein, whose product MPLTPEDVRNKQFTTVRLREGYDEDEVDAFLDEVEAELTRLLRENEDLRAKLAAATRAAAQNQQQQGMRKPEQQDGRGGPNSPVPAAISGPPQVQQQPQMGPPQLPGGQPQLPAGPGGHGPQGQHGPGPQGQHGPGPQGQHGPGPMGQGPMGGQGQLGPGPMGQGPMGQGPMGGQGQLQGPMGGQGQLGQGPMGGPMGGHGGPPQMQQQGPGGDSAARVLSLAQQTADQAIAEARSEANKIVGEARSRAEGLERDARAKADALERDAQEKHRVAMGSLESARATLERKVEDLRGFEREYRTRLKSYLESQLRQLETQADDSLAPPRTPATASLPPSPSMAPAGAGAMGHTQHTMGGSPSMGGQPSMGGPSYGGQQQMSPAMTQPMAPVRPQAPQPMQQAPSPMRGFLIDEDDN is encoded by the coding sequence ATGCCGCTGACCCCCGAGGACGTGCGGAACAAGCAGTTCACGACCGTCCGGCTGCGAGAAGGCTATGACGAGGACGAGGTTGATGCCTTCCTCGACGAGGTCGAAGCCGAACTGACCAGGCTGCTCCGTGAGAACGAGGATCTGCGCGCCAAGCTGGCAGCCGCCACGCGAGCCGCCGCGCAGAATCAGCAGCAGCAGGGCATGCGCAAGCCGGAGCAGCAGGACGGCCGCGGCGGTCCCAACTCCCCGGTGCCCGCCGCCATATCCGGTCCACCGCAGGTCCAGCAGCAGCCGCAGATGGGACCGCCCCAGCTTCCGGGTGGCCAGCCGCAGTTGCCTGCAGGTCCTGGCGGTCACGGTCCCCAGGGCCAGCACGGTCCGGGGCCCCAGGGGCAGCACGGTCCCGGCCCGCAGGGCCAGCACGGCCCGGGCCCGATGGGTCAGGGTCCGATGGGTGGCCAGGGCCAGCTCGGCCCCGGCCCGATGGGTCAGGGTCCGATGGGCCAGGGCCCCATGGGCGGCCAGGGACAGCTGCAGGGTCCGATGGGTGGCCAGGGCCAGCTCGGCCAGGGCCCCATGGGCGGCCCGATGGGCGGCCACGGCGGTCCCCCGCAGATGCAGCAGCAGGGCCCCGGCGGCGACAGTGCCGCGCGAGTGCTCTCGCTGGCACAGCAGACGGCCGACCAGGCGATCGCGGAGGCCCGTTCCGAGGCCAACAAGATCGTCGGCGAGGCACGCAGCCGCGCCGAGGGCCTGGAGCGGGACGCCCGCGCCAAGGCCGACGCGCTGGAGCGGGACGCACAGGAGAAGCACCGCGTCGCGATGGGCTCGCTGGAGTCCGCCCGCGCCACGCTGGAGCGCAAGGTCGAGGATCTGCGCGGCTTCGAGCGTGAGTACCGGACGCGTCTGAAGTCCTACCTGGAGAGCCAGCTGCGTCAGCTGGAGACCCAGGCCGACGACTCGCTGGCCCCGCCGCGGACCCCGGCGACCGCGTCGCTGCCGCCGTCGCCCTCGATGGCTCCGGCCGGCGCGGGCGCGATGGGACACACCCAGCACACGATGGGCGGCAGCCCTTCCATGGGTGGCCAGCCGTCGATGGGCGGTCCTTCGTACGGCGGTCAGCAGCAGATGTCTCCGGCCATGACACAGCCGATGGCACCGGTGCGGCCGCAGGCGCCGCAGCCGATGCAGCAGGCACCTTCGCCGATGCGCGGCTTCCTGATCGACGAGGACGACAACTGA
- a CDS encoding TraR/DksA family transcriptional regulator, with product MVAKKTAESNPASARSTGPSAGDAAGEEPPGADESAAGKPAAKKAAAGKAAAKKAPSKRAPAKEAATKKPAAKKASARKTAAAHKAPARKAPAHRAPATKAAAAAQGAAQAAEQTEVRTVVAKKTARGSAAGKRSTAGIAAAVPPGELPVRPGEDPWTPEEVAEARAGLQSEDLRLGSEIAAAEAALAGLMRDSGDGAGDDQADTGTKNITRESELALAANAREMLEQTERALERLDAGTYGLCENCGNPIGKARMQAFPRATLCVECKQKQERRY from the coding sequence ATGGTGGCGAAGAAGACCGCCGAATCGAATCCGGCGTCCGCACGATCCACTGGTCCGTCGGCCGGAGACGCGGCAGGAGAGGAGCCACCGGGCGCCGACGAGAGCGCCGCCGGGAAACCCGCCGCGAAGAAGGCGGCGGCCGGTAAGGCGGCTGCGAAGAAAGCACCTTCGAAGAGGGCGCCCGCGAAGGAGGCGGCCACGAAGAAACCGGCCGCGAAGAAGGCGTCCGCCAGGAAGACCGCCGCCGCCCACAAGGCACCGGCCAGGAAGGCACCGGCCCACAGGGCGCCGGCGACGAAGGCCGCAGCCGCGGCCCAGGGGGCGGCCCAGGCCGCGGAACAGACGGAGGTCAGGACAGTGGTTGCGAAGAAGACAGCCAGGGGGAGCGCCGCCGGAAAGCGGTCCACCGCCGGTATCGCTGCGGCCGTGCCGCCCGGTGAGCTGCCCGTACGTCCCGGCGAGGACCCGTGGACCCCGGAGGAGGTCGCCGAGGCCCGTGCCGGGCTGCAGAGTGAGGACCTGAGGCTGGGCTCCGAGATCGCCGCGGCCGAGGCGGCGCTCGCCGGGCTGATGCGGGACTCGGGGGACGGCGCCGGCGACGACCAGGCCGACACCGGGACCAAGAACATCACCAGGGAGAGCGAGCTGGCGCTCGCGGCCAACGCCCGCGAGATGCTGGAGCAGACGGAGCGGGCGCTCGAGCGGCTCGACGCCGGGACCTACGGGCTCTGCGAGAACTGCGGCAACCCCATCGGGAAGGCACGTATGCAGGCCTTCCCGCGCGCCACGCTCTGTGTCGAGTGCAAGCAGAAGCAGGAGCGCAGATACTGA
- a CDS encoding cell division protein FtsQ/DivIB: MAGPTTAQRGGRNPSADSGRARPPRPRRPGRLRLRGRRLLVLVLAAVVALTAGGVWLLYGSSWLRVRQVRTSGVQVLTRDEVESAAAVPVGAPLISVDTDAIGNRLRRKLPRIDSVGVVRSWPHGISLNVTERKPVLLMKAGGKFTEVDAKGVRFGTVESAPRSVPVLQLTPEQSPSLRRFGVDRLRLEAVKVAGELPSAVAEDTLFVQVRSYDSISLKLTGHRTVVWGSSEFGNAKARAIKALMKAAPDAGHFDVSAPTAPAVSGS; this comes from the coding sequence GTGGCCGGACCGACGACCGCCCAGCGCGGTGGACGCAACCCATCGGCGGATTCCGGCCGCGCCCGCCCTCCTCGGCCCCGGCGCCCGGGACGGCTGCGGCTGCGCGGCAGGCGGCTGCTCGTTCTGGTGCTCGCCGCCGTTGTCGCCCTGACCGCCGGGGGTGTCTGGCTTCTCTACGGCTCGTCCTGGCTGCGCGTCCGGCAGGTCAGGACCTCGGGGGTGCAGGTGCTGACGCGGGACGAAGTGGAGTCCGCAGCGGCCGTTCCGGTGGGGGCGCCGTTGATTTCCGTGGATACGGACGCGATCGGGAACCGGCTCCGCAGGAAATTGCCGCGTATCGACTCGGTCGGTGTCGTCCGTTCATGGCCGCACGGCATCAGTCTGAATGTGACCGAACGAAAGCCGGTCCTGCTCATGAAGGCGGGCGGGAAGTTCACCGAAGTGGACGCGAAGGGTGTCCGTTTCGGCACCGTGGAAAGCGCTCCCCGAAGTGTGCCGGTACTGCAATTGACCCCCGAACAGTCCCCGAGTCTGCGCCGTTTCGGCGTGGACAGGCTGCGTCTCGAAGCGGTGAAGGTCGCCGGAGAACTTCCGTCCGCCGTCGCCGAGGACACACTCTTCGTACAGGTCCGTTCATATGACTCCATCTCACTGAAGCTGACCGGGCACCGGACGGTGGTCTGGGGAAGCAGCGAGTTCGGCAACGCGAAGGCGCGCGCCATCAAAGCGCTGATGAAAGCCGCTCCCGATGCCGGGCACTTCGATGTGAGCGCCCCCACCGCCCCTGCCGTGTCAGGGAGTTGA
- a CDS encoding YggS family pyridoxal phosphate-dependent enzyme — protein sequence MTDRKCELAANLARVEERIASACASAGREREEVTLIVVTKTYPASDVRLLSALGVRQVAENRDQDAAPKAAECAELPLNWHFVGQLQTNKVRSVASYAHTVQSIDRARLVTALSGAAVREERELGCLIQVALDAESGARGERGGVAPDGVEELAARVADAPGLRLDGLMTVAPLAGPYAGRQQAAFERLMEISSGLRAAHPAANMVSAGMSADLEEAVTAGATHVRVGTAVLGVRPRLG from the coding sequence ATGACGGACCGCAAGTGTGAACTCGCCGCAAATCTGGCACGGGTGGAGGAGCGGATCGCCTCCGCCTGTGCGTCCGCGGGACGCGAGCGGGAGGAGGTGACCCTCATCGTGGTCACCAAGACCTACCCCGCGAGCGATGTCCGGCTGCTCTCCGCCCTCGGGGTGCGGCAGGTCGCGGAGAACCGCGACCAGGACGCCGCGCCCAAGGCCGCCGAATGCGCGGAACTCCCGCTCAACTGGCACTTTGTGGGTCAATTGCAGACCAATAAGGTGCGTTCTGTGGCGAGTTACGCCCATACGGTGCAGTCGATCGACCGCGCGAGACTTGTCACAGCGCTCTCCGGCGCGGCGGTGCGGGAGGAGCGCGAGCTGGGCTGTCTGATCCAGGTGGCACTCGACGCGGAATCGGGTGCGCGGGGCGAGCGCGGTGGCGTCGCACCGGACGGAGTCGAGGAGTTGGCCGCTCGGGTGGCCGATGCTCCGGGGTTGCGGCTCGACGGGCTGATGACCGTCGCACCGCTGGCCGGGCCCTACGCGGGACGGCAACAGGCGGCATTCGAGCGGCTGATGGAAATCTCATCCGGCCTGCGCGCGGCCCATCCGGCTGCGAACATGGTGTCGGCGGGGATGAGTGCGGATCTCGAAGAGGCGGTGACGGCGGGTGCGACACATGTCCGCGTCGGCACTGCGGTACTCGGTGTCCGCCCTCGGCTCGGGTAA
- the ftsZ gene encoding cell division protein FtsZ yields MAAPQNYLAVIKVIGVGGGGVNAINRMIEVGLKGVEFIAINTDAQALLMSDADVKLDVGRELTRGLGAGANPAVGRKAAEDHREEIEEVLKGADMVFVTAGEGGGTGTGGAPVVANIARSLGALTIGVVTRPFTFEGRRRANQAEDGIAELREEVDTLIVIPNDRLLSISDRQVSVLDAFKSADQVLLSGVQGITDLITTPGLINLDFADVKSVMSEAGSALMGIGSARGDDRAVAAAEMAISSPLLEASIDGARGVLLSISGGSDLGLFEINEAAQLVSEAAHPEANIIFGAVIDDALGDEVRVTVIAAGFDGGQPPTRRENVIGSSSAKRDEPAPIRTSEPQRPLGGLGAVTQREEAPVPAESERTNEAPATTVTPQVPSARPYQDTQAEELDVPDFLK; encoded by the coding sequence GTGGCAGCACCGCAGAACTACCTCGCAGTCATCAAGGTCATCGGTGTCGGCGGCGGTGGTGTCAATGCCATCAACCGAATGATCGAGGTCGGCCTCAAGGGCGTCGAGTTCATCGCGATCAACACTGACGCACAAGCCCTGTTGATGAGCGACGCCGACGTCAAGCTCGACGTCGGCCGTGAACTGACCCGAGGCCTGGGGGCCGGAGCCAACCCGGCAGTCGGTCGTAAGGCGGCAGAGGACCACCGTGAGGAGATCGAGGAGGTCCTCAAGGGGGCCGACATGGTCTTCGTCACCGCAGGAGAGGGCGGCGGCACCGGTACCGGTGGCGCACCCGTCGTCGCCAACATCGCCCGTTCACTCGGCGCACTCACCATCGGCGTGGTCACCCGCCCCTTCACCTTCGAGGGCCGGCGCCGTGCCAACCAGGCGGAGGACGGCATCGCCGAACTCCGCGAAGAAGTCGACACCCTCATCGTGATCCCCAACGACCGGCTGCTGTCCATCTCGGACCGCCAGGTCAGCGTGCTGGACGCGTTCAAGTCCGCGGACCAGGTGCTGCTGTCCGGTGTCCAGGGCATCACCGACCTGATCACCACCCCCGGCCTGATCAACCTCGACTTCGCCGACGTCAAGTCCGTGATGTCCGAGGCCGGATCGGCGCTGATGGGTATCGGCTCGGCCCGTGGCGACGACCGCGCGGTGGCCGCTGCCGAGATGGCGATCTCCTCGCCCCTGCTCGAGGCGTCCATCGACGGCGCGCGGGGTGTGCTGCTCTCCATCTCCGGTGGTTCGGACCTCGGTCTCTTCGAGATCAACGAGGCCGCACAGCTGGTGAGCGAGGCCGCCCACCCCGAGGCCAACATCATCTTCGGTGCCGTCATCGACGACGCCCTGGGTGACGAGGTACGGGTCACGGTCATCGCCGCGGGCTTCGACGGCGGGCAGCCGCCGACCCGCAGGGAGAACGTCATCGGCAGCAGCTCCGCCAAGCGTGACGAGCCCGCACCGATCCGGACGAGCGAGCCGCAGCGTCCGCTCGGAGGCCTCGGCGCGGTCACCCAGCGGGAAGAGGCCCCGGTACCGGCCGAGTCGGAACGCACGAACGAGGCCCCGGCCACGACGGTCACACCGCAGGTCCCGTCGGCCCGTCCGTACCAGGACACCCAGGCCGAAGAGCTGGATGTCCCGGACTTCTTGAAGTGA